One genomic window of Micropterus dolomieu isolate WLL.071019.BEF.003 ecotype Adirondacks linkage group LG06, ASM2129224v1, whole genome shotgun sequence includes the following:
- the LOC123972231 gene encoding tropomyosin alpha-4 chain-like isoform X2: MEVVKKKIQTLQLQVDEAEDRALAVQRELDTERELREKAEGDVASLNRRIQLVEEELDRAQERLATALQKLEEAEKAADESERGMKVIENRAMKDEEKMEIQEMQLKEAKHIAEEADRKYEEVARKLVILEGELERAEERAEIAELKCGDLEEELKNVTNNLKSLEAQSDKYSEKEDKYEEEIKVLNDRLKEAETRAEFAERTVAKLEKTIDDLEEGLSHAKEENIGMHQVLDQTLQELNSL, from the exons ATGGAGGTAGTGAAGAAGAAAATCCAAACCCTTCAGCTACAAGTTGATGAGGCAGAAGATCGTGCACTGGCCGTACAAAGGGAGTTGGACACTGAACGGGAACTGCGCGAAAAA GCAGAGGGCGATGTGGCTTCTTTGAACCGCAGGATCCagctggtggaggaggagtTGGACCGCGCTCAGGAGAGACTGGCCACGGCCCTGCAGAAactggaggaggcagagaaggcCGCAGACGAGAGTGAGAG GGGCATGAAGGTGATTGAGAACAGAGCCATGAAAGATGAGGAGAAGATGGAGATCCAGGAGATGCAACTCAAAGAAGCCAAACACATCGCTGAGGAGGCAGACCGCAAATACGAGGAG gtTGCACGTAAACTGGTAATTCTTGAGGGTGAGCTGGAGAGAGCAGAAGAGAGGGCAGAGATTGCAGAACT TAAGTGTGGCGACCTGGAAGAAGAGCTGAAGAATGTCACCAACAACCTGAAGTCGCTAGAGGCTCAGTCTGATAAG TACTctgagaaagaggacaaataTGAGGAGGAGATTAAAGTCCTGAATGACAGACTTAAGGAG gCGGAAACCCGTGCGGAATTCGCAGAAAGGACAGTGGCTAAGCTGGAAAAGACCATAGATGACTTAGAAG AGGGCCTATCACAcgcaaaagaagaaaacatagGAATGCACCAAGTCCTGGACCAAACACTGCAGGAGCTGAATAGCTTGTAG
- the LOC123972231 gene encoding tropomyosin alpha-1 chain-like isoform X1, with protein sequence MEAIKKKMQMLKLDKENAIDRAEQAESDQKAAEDKCKLLEDELLALQKKLKGTEDELDKYSEALKDAQEKLELSEKKATDAEGDVASLNRRIQLVEEELDRAQERLATALQKLEEAEKAADESERGMKVIENRAMKDEEKMEIQEMQLKEAKHIAEEADRKYEEVARKLVILEGELERAEERAEIAELKCGDLEEELKNVTNNLKSLEAQSDKYSEKEDKYEEEIKVLNDRLKEAETRAEFAERTVAKLEKTIDDLEEGLSHAKEENIGMHQVLDQTLQELNSL encoded by the exons ATGGAGGCCATCAAAAAGAAGATGCAGATGCTGAAGTTGGACAAGGAGAACGCCATCGACAGGGCAGAACAGGCTGAGTCTGACCAGAAGGCAGCAGAGGACAAATGCAAGCTG CTGGAGGATGAGCTGCTCGCTCTGCAGAAGAAACTTAAGGGAACAGAAGATGAGCTGGACAAGTACTCGGAGGCCCTGAAGGATGCTCAGGAGAAACTGGAACTGTCAGAGAAGAAGGCCACAGAT GCAGAGGGCGATGTGGCTTCTTTGAACCGCAGGATCCagctggtggaggaggagtTGGACCGCGCTCAGGAGAGACTGGCCACGGCCCTGCAGAAactggaggaggcagagaaggcCGCAGACGAGAGTGAGAG GGGCATGAAGGTGATTGAGAACAGAGCCATGAAAGATGAGGAGAAGATGGAGATCCAGGAGATGCAACTCAAAGAAGCCAAACACATCGCTGAGGAGGCAGACCGCAAATACGAGGAG gtTGCACGTAAACTGGTAATTCTTGAGGGTGAGCTGGAGAGAGCAGAAGAGAGGGCAGAGATTGCAGAACT TAAGTGTGGCGACCTGGAAGAAGAGCTGAAGAATGTCACCAACAACCTGAAGTCGCTAGAGGCTCAGTCTGATAAG TACTctgagaaagaggacaaataTGAGGAGGAGATTAAAGTCCTGAATGACAGACTTAAGGAG gCGGAAACCCGTGCGGAATTCGCAGAAAGGACAGTGGCTAAGCTGGAAAAGACCATAGATGACTTAGAAG AGGGCCTATCACAcgcaaaagaagaaaacatagGAATGCACCAAGTCCTGGACCAAACACTGCAGGAGCTGAATAGCTTGTAG